In one window of Psychrobacter sp. P2G3 DNA:
- a CDS encoding M20 aminoacylase family protein yields MTLAKKVAEWRRHIHQYPELSTKEFKTAEFVANKLETFGLEVHRGIGGTGVVGILKNGTSTRSIGLRADMDALQIHEQNTFDYVSKNEGVMHACGHDGHTAMLLGAAHVLAENKSFDGTVYFIFQPDEERGTGAKAMIADGLFTRWHMDAIYGMHNIPGVAKGKFVTRPNALMASESSFKIIINATGGHAALPHMGTDPIVVGAQVVTALQTIVSRNLSAIDETAVISVTNFETNGTVNVIPSKVTITGDTRSFTDSAMHKIEKAIERVVAGQCMSAGVEYEYNFNNSYLSTVNTPEQTAHAVSAAQKVVGAENVDGSCERYTISEDFSFMLREVDGCYILIGNGEGECGGTALHNPLYDFNDDILSIGIEYWKTLVNNQLD; encoded by the coding sequence ATGACTCTAGCAAAAAAAGTCGCTGAATGGCGCCGTCACATCCATCAATATCCTGAGCTAAGCACTAAAGAGTTTAAAACTGCAGAATTCGTTGCTAATAAGCTTGAGACGTTTGGGCTAGAAGTACATCGTGGTATCGGTGGCACTGGTGTAGTAGGTATTTTGAAAAATGGTACTAGCACGCGTTCCATTGGTCTGCGCGCCGATATGGATGCTTTACAAATTCATGAACAAAATACTTTTGATTATGTCTCCAAAAATGAAGGCGTTATGCACGCTTGTGGTCATGACGGTCACACCGCCATGCTACTTGGTGCAGCTCATGTGTTGGCAGAAAATAAAAGCTTTGATGGCACCGTGTATTTTATTTTTCAGCCAGATGAAGAGCGCGGTACTGGGGCTAAAGCGATGATTGCTGATGGTTTATTCACCCGTTGGCACATGGATGCTATCTATGGCATGCACAATATCCCCGGTGTCGCCAAAGGCAAGTTTGTCACGCGACCAAACGCACTGATGGCCAGTGAAAGCAGCTTTAAAATTATCATCAATGCCACTGGTGGTCATGCCGCACTACCGCATATGGGTACTGACCCGATTGTCGTGGGCGCGCAAGTGGTGACCGCGCTGCAAACCATCGTCTCGCGCAATTTGAGTGCTATTGATGAAACCGCCGTGATTTCAGTGACTAACTTTGAGACTAATGGCACGGTGAATGTTATCCCCTCAAAGGTAACGATTACCGGAGACACACGTAGCTTTACCGATTCAGCAATGCACAAAATTGAAAAAGCTATTGAGCGCGTGGTGGCAGGGCAATGTATGTCGGCAGGCGTAGAATATGAGTATAATTTTAACAATAGCTATTTATCCACAGTTAATACGCCAGAGCAGACCGCCCACGCAGTAAGTGCTGCCCAGAAAGTAGTTGGCGCTGAGAATGTAGATGGCAGTTGCGAGCGTTACACCATTAGTGAGGACTTCTCATTTATGCTACGCGAAGTTGATGGCTGCTACATTTTAATTGGTAATGGGGAGGGCGAGTGTGGCGGTACCGCACTGCACAATCCGCTCTATGATTTTAATGACGATATTCTCTCAATTGGAATAGAATATTGGAAAACTTTAGTAAATAATCAGCTTGATTAG